The Pseudomonas sp. SCB32 DNA window CCCTTCCTGCGCCGGCAGATCGGCGTGGTGTTCCAGAACCACCAGCTGCTCAGCGACCGCAGCGTGTTCGACAACGTCGCCCTGCCGATGCAGATCCTCGGCCTGCCCAAGCCCGAGATCGCGCGCCGCGTGGAAGAGGCGCTGGAGCGGGTGAACCTCAAGGAGAAGGCCCAGGACCTGCCGTCCGACCTCTCCACCGGCCAGCAGCAGCGCGTCGGCATCGCCCGCGCGGTGGTGCACCGTCCGGCCCTGCTGCTCGCCGACGAACCCACCGGTAACCTCGACCCGCGCCTGGCCTCGGAAATCATGTCCGTGTTCGAAGATATCAACCGCCTGGGCACCACCGTGCTGATCGCCAGTCACGACCTGGCGCTGATCGCGCGGATGCACCACCGGATGATCACCCTGCAGCGCGGCCGCATCATCGCCGACCGTGAGGAGACCGCCTGATGAGCGCCAACGACCTGCCCCACGGCCCGGAAGAGGGCACGCCGCAGCGCAACACCCGCGAGCGCCCGGACGAGCACGAGAACCAGGACCAGAGCGCTTCGCTGGCCGCCTATGCAGAAAACCACCGCGCCAGCCTGGCCGACAGCCTGCATCGCCTGTTCAGCCATCCCCTCGGCAGCTTCTTCACCTGCCTGGTGATGGGCATCACCCTCAGCCTGCCCATGGGCCTGTCGCTGCTGCTGCACAACGTCGAGCGCCTCGGCGGCTCGTGGCAGCGCGCCGCGCAGATTTCGCTGTTCCTTGATCTGAAGACCAGCGAATCGAAGGGCCAGGACCTGCGTGAGCAGATCGAGAAAATGCCCGACGTGATCGAGGCGCAGCTGATCAGCCGCGACGATGCGCTGAAAGAACTGCAGGAACAGTCCGGTCTTGGCGAGGCTTTGAAGGAACTGCCTGACAACCCGCTGCCGGCGGTGATCTCGGTGACGCCCAAGCAGATCGACAAGGCGCAGCTGGATGCCTTGCGTCAACGGTTGTCCGAATTGCCGGGTGTACAACAGGCGCAGTTGGACCTGGTCTGGGTCGAGCGGTTGTCGGCAATCCTCAAGCTGGGCGACCGCTTCGTCTTCGGCCTGACCATCCTGCTGGTGCTGACCCTGCTGCTGGTCATCGGCAACACCATCCGCCTGCACATTGAAAATCGCCGTAACGAAATCGAGGTGATCAAGCTGGTCGGCGGGACGGACGGTTATGTGCGCCGCCCCTTCCTCTATATGGGGGCCTTGTACGGCCTGGGCGCGGGCGTCCTGTCCTGGGCCTTGCTGGCGTTCGGCCTGAACTGGCTGAACGACGCAGTGGTCAATCTGGCCGGGCTCTACGGCAGCGACTTCGGCCTCGCTGGCGTGCCGGTGGACGACGGCCTTTCGCTCACCGTCGGCGCCGTGCTGCTGGGCTGGATCGGCGCCTGGCTGGCCGTGGCGCGCCACCTGCGGGAGCTGGCGCCGCGCTGAAACCCCCGGAATTTACGGGGGTCAAGTGGGTGTAAAGGAACTTTTACACCCGCTTGCAGTCAGATTTCGCAGTGCTACACTGCGCGAGTTTCGTGAATCGGAGGATTCGCATGACCACTTCTCTGCAACCTGTTTATGCCCTGGTTCCCGGTGCAAACCTGGAATCCTATGTGCACTCCGTGAACAGCATCCCGCTGTTGTCGCCGGAGCAGGAGCGCGAACTGGCCGAACGCCTCTTCTATCAGCAAGATCTGGAAGCGGCACGGCAAATGGTTCTGGCGCACCTGCGCTTCGTCGTGCACATCGCCCGGAGTTATTCCGGGTACGGCCTGGCTCAGGCCGATCTGATCCAGGAAGGCAACGTCGGCCTGATGAAGGCCGTGAAGCGCTTCAACCCGGAAATGGGTGTGCGCCTGGTGTCGTTCGCCGTCCATTGGATCAAGGCGGAAATCCATGAGTTCATCCTGCGCAACTGGCGGATCGTGAAGGTCGCGACCACCAAGGCGCAGCGCAAGCTGTTCTTCAACCTGCGTAGCCAGAAGAAGCGTCTGGCCTGGCTGAGCAACGACGAAGTGAACAGCGTCGCCGAAAGCCTGGGCGTCGAGGCCCGTGAAGTCCGCGAGATGGAAAGCCGTCTCACCGGGCATGACATGGCCTTCGATCCGGCGGCCGACGCCGACGACGAGAGCGCTTACCAGTCTCCGGCGCATTACCTGGAAGACCATCGCTACGACCCGGCGCGCCAGCTGGAGGAAGCGGACTGGAGCGACAGCTCCACCGCCAGCCTGCACGAGGCGCTGGAAGGCCTGGACGAGCGCAGTCGCGACATCCTCTACCAGCGCTGGCTGGCCGAGGAGAAGGCAACGCTGCACGACTTGGCGGCCAAGTACAACGTGTCCGCCGAGCGTATCCGTCAGCTGGAAAAGAACGCGATGAACAAGCTCAAGGGTCGCATCGAAGCCTGACTGGCTTCGACGCACCCCGGCGAGTCCGAGAACCGCACCCCTGGTGCGGTTTTTTTCTGCCCGCGCAACCGGAGAGCTCCATGCCGCGCATTCGCCCCGTCTACGGGATGTTCTTCCTCGTCATTGCCGTGCTGGCGTTCGCCCTGGGCTCCTGGGTCGCCCGCACCTCGGCGCCGCCCATGCCGCCGCTTTGGTTCGGGGAGTGGGAGGATCAGCTGTTCGAGCCGCTGGCCGATGACCGCCTGACGTTGCGCGAAGTCCATGCCCGGCTGCCGGGCGAGCTCTGGCTGACCGCCAACCAGGACGGGCCGCAATTGTTCTATCGCGGCCAGTTGCACACCGACGAAGGACTTTGGCATGTCGAGGCGGAGTTGGAGCTGAGCAAGGCGGAACATGCCAGCCTGGCCAAGGCCACTGGAGTGCAGCCTGGCAGCAAGGACCAGCCATTGAGCGCCGAGCTCATGCGTCAGCTGGAAAACAAACCGGTAGCCGAGTTGGCACTGGCGCCGCAGGAGGAACTGGCCGTTGGCCGTCTGGCGGTCAGCCTGGGTGATCCCAGGGTGCGACTGCAGACCGATGCCGGCGAGGCCTGGGTCTACCCCGAGCGGGGTCTGACGCTGATGCACAAGGATGGCCTGCTGCAATGGGTGCGCGTGGCGCCGCGCAGCACGTTCGAGAAGACCCGGCCGCATTGAGTCGCTGGCCGAGGCTGGCCCGCACCCGGCGGGGTCACAGCCGATCGAGGTAGTCGCCGCCGCCCAGTTGCCACATCTGCTGGCGAATCCAGGCGGCGCGCTGGCGCACGTAGGCGCCGGGGCGGCTGGCGCTCCATTTGCGCGGGTTGGGCAGCACGGCGGCGAGCAGGCTGGCCTGCTGTTGCGACAGGCGCTTGGCGTCGACGCCGAAGTGATGTTGCGCGGCGGCCTGGGCGCCGAACACCCCGGAATCCCACTCAGCGCTATTCAGGTAAACCTCGAGAATCCGCTGCTTGGACCAGAAGGTCTCGATCAGCAGGGTGAACCAGGCCTCGAAGCCCTTGCGAATCCAGCTGCGGCCGGACCAGAGGAAGACGTTCTTGGCTACCTGCTGGCTGATGGTGCTGGCGCCGCGCACGCTGCCGCCGCGCTCGTTATGCGCCAGGGCATTCTGGATGGCCGGCAGGTCGAAGCCATGGTGTTCGGCGAACTTCTGGTCTTCGCTGGCGATCACCGCGACTTTCAGGCTCTCCGGCAGGTCGTCCCAGGCGCACCAGCTGCGCTGCAGGTCGATCGGTTCGCCGTCGAACCAGGACTCGATCTTGCGCTCGACCATCAGCATGCTGCCCGGTGGCGGCACCCAGCGCAGGACGATGACCAGCGCCACGCTGCCGGCGACGAACCAGAGGGCGAACTTGAACAGGCGGCGGAACAGGTTGCGCATGCGGACTTTGCCGGGACGGGTGAGCGGGCCATTATAGCGGCAGTCATCTGTCTGGAGCTTTCGCATGCTGCGTATCTTCCTCATGCTCGCCGCCTTTTTCGGCTTTACCGGCGTAGCCCTCGGCGCGTTTGCCGCCCACGGCCTGAAAAACCGCCTTACGCCGGAGTACCTGGCAGTGTTCCAGACCGGCGTGCACTACCAGATGCTGCATGCCCTGGCGCTGCTGGGCGTGGCGCTGCTCTCGGTGCAGGTCGGCGGTGCGCTGGTGAAATGGGCTGGCTGGGCCTTCGCCATCGGTATCCTGCTGTTCTCCGGTAGCCTCTACCTGCTGACCCTCGCCGGCCTGGGCGTGGGCATCGTCACCCCGATCGGCGGCCTGTTCTTCCTCATCGGCTGGGCCCTGCTGTTTGCCACGGCCGCGCGCCTGGGCTGACCCGGACGTCAGAAAAGCGGGGCTGCGGCGCCCGATACCTTGGTCATCGGGCGCGATCGGGCTAGAATGCCGACCCCTCCAGCAACGACCGTCCCGCCCATGCGTATTCAGTTGAATGGCGAATCTTTCGAGCTGCCCGACGGCCAGACCGTCGCCAACCTGCTCGAGCGTCTCGACCTCACCGGCAAGCGTGTCGCGGTCGAGCTCAATCTGGACATCGTGCCGCGCAGCCAGCACGCCGCCATCGCCCTGAGCGAAGGCGACCAGGTGGAAGTGGTGCATGCCATCGGCGGCGGCTAGAGTCCGTCGCCACATCTTTCAGGCCCCGCAAAGCTTTCCCAATTCCTGAGGAGTGATCCGATGAGCCAAGCTTCCTCCACCCTGCCAGTCGACAAGCCCTTCACCCTGGCTGGCCGCACCTACAATTCGCGCCTGCTGGTCGGTACCGGCAAGTACAAGGACCTCGAAGAGACCCGCGTGGCCATCGAGGCCTCCGGCGCCGAGATCGTCACCGTGGCCGTGCGCCGCACCAATATCGGCCAGAATCCGGGCGAACCGAACCTGCTGGACGTGATCCCGCCGGATCGCTACACCATCCTGCCGAACACCGCTGGCTGCTACGACGCGGTCGAGGCCGTGCGCACCTGCCGCCTGGCCCGTGAGCTGCTGGATGGCCACAACCTGGTCAAGCTGGAAGTCCTGGCCGACCAGAAGACCCTCTTCCCCAATGTCGTCGAAACCCTCAAGGCCGCCGAAGTGCTGGTCAAGGACGGCTTCGACGTCATGGTGTACACCAGCGACGACCCGATCATCGCCCGCCAACTGGCCGAAATCGGCTGCATCGCGGTGATGCCCCTGGCCGGCCTGATCGGCTCGGGCCTGGGCATCTGCAACCCTTACAACCTGCGCATCATCCTCGAAGAAGCCACCGTTCCGGTGCTGGTGGATGCGGGTGTGGGCACCGCCTCCGACGCCA harbors:
- the ftsE gene encoding cell division ATP-binding protein FtsE; the protein is MIRFEQVGKRYSNGHVGLHEISFRVPRGEIMFVTGHSGAGKSTLLRLILAMERPTSGKLLLGGQDVSRISTAQIPFLRRQIGVVFQNHQLLSDRSVFDNVALPMQILGLPKPEIARRVEEALERVNLKEKAQDLPSDLSTGQQQRVGIARAVVHRPALLLADEPTGNLDPRLASEIMSVFEDINRLGTTVLIASHDLALIARMHHRMITLQRGRIIADREETA
- the ftsX gene encoding permease-like cell division protein FtsX → MSANDLPHGPEEGTPQRNTRERPDEHENQDQSASLAAYAENHRASLADSLHRLFSHPLGSFFTCLVMGITLSLPMGLSLLLHNVERLGGSWQRAAQISLFLDLKTSESKGQDLREQIEKMPDVIEAQLISRDDALKELQEQSGLGEALKELPDNPLPAVISVTPKQIDKAQLDALRQRLSELPGVQQAQLDLVWVERLSAILKLGDRFVFGLTILLVLTLLLVIGNTIRLHIENRRNEIEVIKLVGGTDGYVRRPFLYMGALYGLGAGVLSWALLAFGLNWLNDAVVNLAGLYGSDFGLAGVPVDDGLSLTVGAVLLGWIGAWLAVARHLRELAPR
- the rpoH gene encoding RNA polymerase sigma factor RpoH, translating into MTTSLQPVYALVPGANLESYVHSVNSIPLLSPEQERELAERLFYQQDLEAARQMVLAHLRFVVHIARSYSGYGLAQADLIQEGNVGLMKAVKRFNPEMGVRLVSFAVHWIKAEIHEFILRNWRIVKVATTKAQRKLFFNLRSQKKRLAWLSNDEVNSVAESLGVEAREVREMESRLTGHDMAFDPAADADDESAYQSPAHYLEDHRYDPARQLEEADWSDSSTASLHEALEGLDERSRDILYQRWLAEEKATLHDLAAKYNVSAERIRQLEKNAMNKLKGRIEA
- the mtgA gene encoding monofunctional biosynthetic peptidoglycan transglycosylase — translated: MRNLFRRLFKFALWFVAGSVALVIVLRWVPPPGSMLMVERKIESWFDGEPIDLQRSWCAWDDLPESLKVAVIASEDQKFAEHHGFDLPAIQNALAHNERGGSVRGASTISQQVAKNVFLWSGRSWIRKGFEAWFTLLIETFWSKQRILEVYLNSAEWDSGVFGAQAAAQHHFGVDAKRLSQQQASLLAAVLPNPRKWSASRPGAYVRQRAAWIRQQMWQLGGGDYLDRL
- a CDS encoding DUF423 domain-containing protein, producing the protein MLRIFLMLAAFFGFTGVALGAFAAHGLKNRLTPEYLAVFQTGVHYQMLHALALLGVALLSVQVGGALVKWAGWAFAIGILLFSGSLYLLTLAGLGVGIVTPIGGLFFLIGWALLFATAARLG
- the thiS gene encoding sulfur carrier protein ThiS, whose amino-acid sequence is MRIQLNGESFELPDGQTVANLLERLDLTGKRVAVELNLDIVPRSQHAAIALSEGDQVEVVHAIGGG
- a CDS encoding thiazole synthase; amino-acid sequence: MSQASSTLPVDKPFTLAGRTYNSRLLVGTGKYKDLEETRVAIEASGAEIVTVAVRRTNIGQNPGEPNLLDVIPPDRYTILPNTAGCYDAVEAVRTCRLARELLDGHNLVKLEVLADQKTLFPNVVETLKAAEVLVKDGFDVMVYTSDDPIIARQLAEIGCIAVMPLAGLIGSGLGICNPYNLRIILEEATVPVLVDAGVGTASDATIAMELGCEAVLMNTAIAHAQNPVMMAEAMKHAIVAGRLAYLAGRMPRKLYASASSPMTGLIN